TGCTAGGTATTTATACctgttccttttctctctctgcatcTTCTCTACACTCTTTCAGGATACCATGTATATCCATTGAATCTATCCTCTCCTCCGTTTTAATAATCTTCAGCTTTAACATATGGAAAGATGTTTCTATTCCTCCCACCTTCACATGCACAGGAATGCCTTCGAATAAGATAAACTCTGACTCTCCCTCTTTAAAGCCAGGAGGCTGGTATTCTGGAGGGGtcactattaaaaacaaacacacacctgaGAGATTCCTCTTGCTCATAAATGCACTACACTAATAATCcttcatcattattattaattaatagtAGTAATAGTGGCTCATTTCTAAACATGTGGGTAATTCTATTTGTATGAACATGAGTGCTTCATTCCTTCAAACACCAATAGAAAACAGGTACGTATTTAAAAAATACCTATGGTTTTCAAATATTTACAATTTAGTTGTCATTTTATTGTGGCATTATGGAGACTGATCAGATGTTTACTTTAAGTACATGTTAAGTGACTAAGGACAAAATGTGGATATGAAGATCTATGATGATAAAAATTGAAGGTCATTTCCATGCCTGAAGACTCTCTCTCTGATACCTCAAGGaaaatttaaaactaattttattAGAGAGAGTTCTGCTTTTCATATCatacttattatttatttgtaatacaaTAGTGCCAAGAGGCCACAGCTGGAATTGGCGTATCCTTCTGctggcactgtgcaaacacagataGAGCTGGTCCCTGCATGGAAGTACTGTATTTACAATATAAATACACaagagacaaaaggtgggagaaagcaATGTAGGCAAAGTGATAACTAGTACATGTCATGttaattttactttattttttattttttcctcttttttgtgtAAAATGTATGTGTTCCATTCTattcagattttttgtttgtttaaataaagttTTACAAATAAATCCCAATACTTGCCATCTGCATAATAAAATAGCTTCATAGTGAGACAGACATCATTAGGAAGAGAAATgatattttccatcagaaaatagaGGTTATGAATTAGAAGAAGACAGGTCCTCTTTATGTCTTCTGTTGCATCATTTGTTAAATTAGTTTTCTTATTGCTAGAGGAAAAATAAGTAAGGAGTTGTAAGGATTTATCTGAAATTTAAAATTCTTTATATACAGGTTAAAGTAAAACATTTTAGAATACATATACATATTTTATCATACAGAAGATCACTATTTGCAAGAAGTAAGTCAGGTGTTTCAGTCTTCCTTGGACTGGTGAAATCAAAACATGTATCACTTGCGATAACTTTAGAAAGGAGAACTAAATAAGTTTACAGTGTATGCTGTAGGTAAACGGTATGGAATATTGGTATCATTCTAACATTTGTGCTCAAATCTTTCttacaaatcactttaaaaatacattcaATTTGTGTGCACAAATGCTGCTGAATAAAACACAGATTAATTATTCAGTGAATCACATCTTAAgatattattttccttttttaatgttttgtttttcatagaATTAATTCTATAGCTATTCACCTGAATACATCCATCTGTGGTCCCTTCGATGTATATCTGAACTTAAATTGATAAGATTCTATCATGTTCTAAATAtgaacaaaaatacaaaatatactAATTACAAAAGGGAGACATGTTTCCTTTATAGTAGTGTTAGTTATGATCAAGGAGCATTTGCTAATCCTTATAAGGTACCTTTAGTGTAATGTAAAACTTGAGCAGCAGTCAACAggtttatttttctaatttaaaacattcaaaatttTAAATTGGTTGAACATAACTTTTTACAGtctagactttttaaaaatcaatgttaAAATATTACTTTATTTCATAGCAAATTCTTGATCCATAAAACTAGTTGCATAACCAAATTGATGAGGATCACTGAATATTTCAAAGTAAATGGTTGAAGCTATGTtacttgagacatttaaaaatttACTGGCCAAAGATCTAAAAAATATACTGCTGGGCACAATCGTGCATTGGCAggtggatgga
This Chrysemys picta bellii isolate R12L10 chromosome 8, ASM1138683v2, whole genome shotgun sequence DNA region includes the following protein-coding sequences:
- the LOC101935752 gene encoding HORMA domain-containing protein 1-like isoform X2, whose translation is MVKRIMAVAVSGITYLRGIFPEDAYSTHYLEDLCVKVLREDSIYPRVSKIVKWMKGCFEALEKKYLQMMILGVQKDAANPNNMIESYQFKFRYTSKGPQMDVFSNKKTNLTNDATEDIKRTCLLLIHNLYFLMENIISLPNDVCLTMKLFYYADGKYWDLFVKLYLNKQKI